CCAGGGCGATGACGCCGCCGATGATGGCGGTGGCACTCCCCACCACCGCCCCCGTGACGAGCAACTGGCGCTGGCGCCGCTTCCCGAACTGGTCGCCATAGCGCCACGCGGCCATCTCCGGCCGCTGCGGCTCCCCAATGCGAATGAGGTCCACCCCTTCGCGGAGCCGCGCGAGCCCCACCTGGTCGGTGCTGACGCGCAGCCGGGTGTCGCGGAAGCGCGCTTCCATGACCTCGATGGCCTCCCAGCGCTCCTCCAGGGGGGAGAGGTTCCAGCGGCCGCACCCCCGGCACACCACCCACAGGCGCCCCTGCCGAGCGTCGTACGCCAGCCGGGAGCCCACCGGGAAGCGTTCGAAGGCCTCGTTGCGCCCGAGATTGCCGGTGCAGTGATAGCAGGTCGAAAACACAGAGGGGGGTTGAGGTACGGTGTCCTACGGGCCCACGCCATCCGTGGTTCCACCGGGGCCCCTTGTTTAGTTTTTGTGGATGTCCGCCCCCGTCTATCTCGATCACGCTGCCACGACCCCCGTGCGCGACGAGGTCATGGCCGCCATGGTGCCGTTCTTCGGCCCCCGTTTCGGGAACCCCAGCAGTGTGCACCGGTGGGGGCGTGAGGCGCGGGTCGCCCTCGATGACGCGCGTGAGCGCCTGGCGGCCTGCCTTGGCGCACATCCCGACGAGGTCTGCTTCACCTCGGGCGGTACCGAGGGCGACAACTTCGCGGTGCTTGGGGTGTATCGCACCCTCAAGGCGCAGGGGCGTACGGCGGCCGTGTCCACGCCCATCGAGCACAAGGCCGTACTCGCCGCGGTACATCAGGTGGTGCATGAAGGGGGCGAGGAGCGCCTCGTGCGGGTACACGGCAGTGGGCTGGTGGACGCGGATCACTTCGCGACGCTACTGGACGAGCGGGTCGCGGTAGCGAGCGTGATGTGGGTCAACAACGAGGTGGGAGTCATTCAGGACATTCCCGCCCTGGCGGCGCAGGCCAAGGCGGTTGGCGCCGTGTTCCACACGGACGGGGTACAGGCGTTCGGCAAGGTGACGGTCGATGCGCGCACGCAACCGTTCGATCTGCTCACGATCTCGGGGCACAAGATCGGGGCGCCCAAGGGAATCGGGGCGCTCTTCATTCGGCGTGACACTCCCCTGGAACCCATGTTCCATGGCGGGTCGCAGGACCGCGGGCGTCGCCCGGGCACGGAGAACGTGGCCTTCGCCATTGGCCTCGCCACGGCGGCCGAGCTGGTGCTGGCGGAACATGACGCCGAGCAGACGCGATTGCTGGCGTTGCGCGCGGCGCTGGAAGCCGGGTTGCGCGAGCGGATTCCCGACGTGGTGATTCACGGCTTCGATGCCCCGCGCGCGGCGCATGTCGTGAATGTGTCCGTTCCCGGCACCAACAGTGAGTCGATGCTCATGGCGCTCGACCTGCGTGGCATTGCCTGCAGCGCGGGCAGCGCCTGTCAGAGCGGGAGCGTGTCGGCGAGCCACGTGCTGAGCGCCATGGGTGTTGCGCCCGAGCTCGCGAACGCGGCGCTGCGGTTGTCACTCGGCTGTCTCAGCACGCCGGAATGCGTCACGCGTACGGTGGATGTCCTGGCGACGCTCGCCGACAAGGCACGCGCCGTGAAGAATGCGCCGGTGTTCGAGACGGTGGAGTTCTGAGAAACGCGTACGCACAGAGATCACGGAGTATGGTGAGGACACGGAGTTCAGGATCAAGCAGTGTGGTGCTCTGTGCCCTCACCATCCTCGGCGAGCTCCGTGATCACGCGTCCCACCACCGCCAATGAATACCCCGCTGCCCCCCCCGCGCATTCCCCAGAAGGGCGATCGCGTCCTCGTTGCCATGAGCGGCGGCGTGGACTCGAGCGTGGCCGCCGCGTTGCTCGTGGAAGCCGGGTGCGACGTGGTGGGCGTGACGATGAAGCTGCACGGCGACGGGGCCGACGTCCCCGACCGGCCTTGCTGCTCGCTGGATGCCACGAGCGACGCGCGGCGCGTGTGCGAGACGCTGGGCATTCCGCACTACGTGACCAACCTGGTGGATCACTTCGGGCACGATGTGCTCGACGACTTCGTGCAGGAGTACGCGCGCGGACGCACACCCATTCCGTGCGTGCGCTGCAACACGTTCACGAAGTTCCGCGACCTGCTGGACAAGGCCGACGCCATTGACGCGCGCTGGCTGGCCACCGGACACTACGCGCGCATGGGACGCATAGGCGACGAGGCGGTCATGTTGCGTGGCATGGACCCCTCGAAAGATCAGAGCTACTTCCTGTGGGGCATCGACCGCCCCGTGCTCGATCGACTCGTGCTGCCCATCGGTACGCAGACCAAGGCCGAGACGCGCGAGATCGCACGCCGCTTCGGGTTGCGCACCGCTGAAAAGATCGAGAGTCAGGACATCTGCTTCGTACCAGACGGCGATCATGTGCGGGTGATTCGGGAGCAGCTCGGGGCCGATGCGCCGGCGCTGCAGCGCGGGCCGATCCGGTTGTCCAACGGCGCCGTGGTGGGTGAACACGACGGGTTTGCGCGGTTCACGATCGGGCAGCGCAAAGGCCTGCCGGGCGGGTTTGGCGCGCCCATGTTCGTGGTGGAGATCGTCCCCGCGGAGCGTGCCGTGGTGATTGGCCCGCGCGAATCGCTGCTGGGCCGCGGTCTCGAGGCGCGCGAACTCAACTGGCTGTACGACGCACCGGCAGAAGGGAGCACGGTGCAGGTGCAGGTACGCAACCGGGCGGCGCCGTCGCCAGCCACCATCGTGCGACTCGACCGCGGCGGTGTGGAATTGGCGCTCGACGAACCGATTCAGGCGATCAGCCCCGGGCAGTCACTCGTGATCTACGACGGCGACCTGGTGCTGGGCGGCGGTGTGATCGAGCGGGGGATGAAGGCGGCACCGTCGAGGCGGTTGCCGCTGCTGGCGGGGTAAGGAGTACGGCGCGCCGAGTGGCGCGCCGTTTTGTTGACAAGGGAGGGAGCAGGAAGCGGGAAGCAAGAAGCGGGGGGCAGGCGGTGCCAACGCGTGGGTCCCCCCTGCGCCCTGCACCCTGCCACCCGCTCCCTGCGTCCTGTCCTGTCAACCAACAGGCGCGCCACCGGCGCGCCCATCCGCCGTCGTCATGACCGCCACCATCATGTCGCTCGTCACGTTGAGCAGCGTCTTGAACATGTCCGGCAGCGTATCAAGCGCAATGAGAATGCCGATGCCCTCTACCGGCAACCCTATGCTCGCGTAGAGCGGCACCTGCAACAGCATGCCGCCGCTCGGGATACCAGGCGTGCTGAAGTTGAGCACGATGCTTGACGCCGCCACCAGCAGCAGGTTGGCGGTGGACAGATCGATGCCGTAGAGCTTCGCAATGAACAGCGCCCCCACGGGCCAGTAGATCGCACTCGTGAGCTTGAAGACGCTTGCGCACAGCGGCAGCACGAACCCGGTGGCCGTGGGTGGCAGCTGCAGGACATCGGTGGCGCCCTTCACCATGGCCGGGAGGCTCGCGAGCGAACTGCGCGTCCCCATGCCCACCACGCTCGCCGGTACGAGGGCGCGCGCGAATTGCCGCACCGGCACCCGCCCCGTGACCGCGATGACCACGTAGATGCCGGCCACGGCAATCAGGTGCAACACGATGTTGACCATGAAGTAGAAGCCGATCGCACCGAGCACATTGGTGCCGAGCTTCTGTCCCAGCACGGCAGCCAGCGCGAAGATGCCGATGCCACCGAGCGCGAGCATCCAGCGCACCACCACGAGCATCGTATCGGCCATGCCGCGCCAGAACGACAGCTGGGCGAGGCGTGGGCCGTCGCTCACCTGCCCCAGCGCGAACGCGTACAGCAGCGTGAAGAGCACCACCGGCAGGAGTGTGCCGTCGGCGGCGGCCTTGATGGGGTTGAGCGGAATGAGCGACAGGATGAACGTGCGGACCGACAGCGCGTCGGCGCTGGGCACATCGATCTTGGCCGTCGCGCGCAACCGTGCGGTGGCGTCGGCATCGAGCGTGAGCGTCTCGAACCACACCGGCGATACCAGCGTGGAGAGCGCCGCGCAGGCGACGAGCAGCAGGAGCATCCAGCCGAACGCCTGGGCGCCCACCGTGCCCGTTGCACGCAGGTCCTCGCCGCCCGCCACCCCCACGATGAGCAGGGGGACCACGAGCGGAATGACCGTCATGCGCACCGCATTGATCCACGCCGTGCCGACAACGTCGAGCACCGGCATGAGCGACGTCGTGAACGCCGACGGCGATGTCTCACGCGAGAGCAGCATGCCCAGCGCGAGGCCGGCGACGAGCCCGAGGGTGACCTGCACGCCGGTAGAGCGCAGCGGTGAGCGTTTGGGGGCGACGTCGGGCATGCGCGCGAACCTACGCCGCCGCGCGCACGGGCGCCACGCCCGGCGCCTCCCCGTACCGCGGTCCTAGAACCCGAAGCCGGTGGACCAGGTCAGGAGGCCGCGCCTGTGGGTGGTGCCGGCCGGGTCAGTACCGATGCGGGTGTAGTAGCCCACTTCCCCTCCCAGCGCGAGCAGCGGCCACAGATGCACGCTCCCGCCAACATACGTGCGCCCGGCGAGCGCCCCCATGGGATCGTTGAAGGTGCGGAGGACCCCGCCGGTGATGGCCAGGCCGCTACCGAAACTGCCCATGGAGTTGGCCAGCCCCACGTTGAAGCTGGCCCCGCCAAACCCCACCTTCCCGGCGCCCAGGAAGCACCAGGTGCGCTGTTCGCTTTCGCGCACCCACCCCATGCCGTAGCTCAACGCCCACTTGAGTGGCGCGCCGTAGGTGACGCCGCCCATGCACTGATCGAACTGCCAGCGTGCGGCATCGCTCGTCGTCGCTCGCGGCGGGGCGGTACCTACGGGCACCTCCTGCGCGTGAACGACCGGCGCCGCAGCGGCACACAGCACCACCAGGGCAACGGCGCACGATGCCCGCATCAGTACTTCATCCCGCTCGCTTCCGCGAAATCGCGCATCGCCTTCTCCTGGGCCTCCGTGAGGCTCTCCGGTACGGTGATGGTCACTTCCACCAGCAGGTCGCCTTTCCTCCCCTCCTTCTCGATCCCCTGACCGCCGATCTTGAAGCGGCGCCCCGCCGATGTGCCGGCGGGAATGCGGATGGCCACCTTCTTCCCGTCGAGGGTCTTCACGCTCACGCGTGAGCCCAGCGTCGCCTGCGCGATGTTGATGGGCACGGTCGCGATGAGATCGAGCCCGTCGCGCTTGTAGAAGCGATCGGGGAGCACCGAGAAGGTGATCACCAGATCACCGGCCTGCCCGCCAGCCGCGCCTTTGCCCCCCTGCCCGCGCAAGCGCACCTTGCTGCCGGTTTCCGCTCCCGCCGGCACGGTAATGTTGACCGTGCGACGCGCCCGTGCCTCTCCAGTACCACGGCAGGTGCCGCAGCGTTCCGTGGGCACGCTGCCGCGCCCCATGCACACCGGACAGGGGCGATTCACGGCAAAGCTCCCCTGTCCGAAGGAAATGACCCCGCGTCCGCTGCACTCACCGCACGGCTTGATCTGGGCGCCGGGGGCCGCACCGCTGCCGCGGCAGATGGCGCACTCTTCGTTCACCTCGAGTTCAACAGGCACCTTGCCGCCGGCCGCGGCGATACGAAAGGGGACCTCGACCGTCTGCTCGATGGTCTGCCCCTTTTCGCTGCTGCGAGAGCGGGTGTTGCGGGCGCCAGCCGCGCCGCCGAACATCGACGAGAAGAGATCGCCGAGGCCGCCAATGCCCCCCACATCGAAATCGGTGAAGGTGCCGGCACCCGCCTGACCCGGACCGCGCGAGGCCCCGCCGGCGCCCGGTCGTGACGCGCGCGCGCCCCCGAACCCCACGCCGCCGAAGGCACCCAGCCGACGCATGTCGTCGTACTCTTTCCGCTTCTCGGCGTCGCCAAGCACGTTGTACGCCTCGGAGATCTCCTTGAAGCGATCGGCGGCCTTGGGATCGTTCTGGTTGGTGTCGGGATGATACTGCTTCGCGAGTCGCCGGTACTGCTTCTTGATCTCGTCTGCCGTGGCGGAAGACGAGACCCCGAGGACTGCGTAGAAATCGGTGCCGTTGGCCATGCTGTGCGTTGAGGCCTGAGAAGAGCGCGCGCGATCGCGGACGCGATCAGCGCACGCGATCAGCTTACGCGCCGGTCCACTGCTTCACGACGACGCGCGCGGGGCGCAGCACGTGACCGTTGATCACGTAGCCGGACTGGAAGCATACGGCCACCTGCCCGTCCTCCTCGGCTCGCGCGGCGGGGGCCGTGCTCACCGCTTCGTGCAGCGCCGGATCGAACGCATGCCCCGTGGGATCGAGCACCTCGAATCCGTGGCCAGCGAGCGACTTGAAGATCTTCTTTTCGACGAGGATGACGCCATTCACCACCGTGGTGGAATCAACGGTGGCCGGATCGACGTTGGCAAAGCGGGTCAGGTCGTCGAGCGCGTCGATGAGCCCACGCACCACCTCCCCCTGCGCGCGCCAGCCGGCTTCCTGCCGCTCCTTCACGGCACGGCGACGGAAGTTGTCGTACTCGGCGGCCAGCCGCAGATGCTTGTCCTTCAGCTCTTCGATCTCGCGCTGCCGGTCGTCCATGGGCTCGGCCGACGCCGCAGCGGGCGCATGGGGATCGAGCGTGGCATCCAGATTCTCGTCAGCGGTCGACATGGGATCGGTCATGGTCGGAAGATGCAGCGAGGGTACTCCGCGACGGGGGTGGCCGGCGCGGCGGTGCAGGCTCTACGCATGGGCCTGCCCGAAGTTGCGGAAACCGGTGATCCGGTGATGATGGAATGTGTGGAACTCACCCGCGGGCGGTCCAGCCTTCGGACTGCTGCTCCCGCAGGAAGGCCTTGCGAAGCCGGTCCAGCGCCAGCTGTGCCGCTCTCCAGCGGATTTCGTGCCGGTCCCCCGGCAGCACCGCGCGCACCGCGTGGACGTCACCATCCACGTCGACGGCGACCCACACGGTCCCGACCGGTTTGTCCGGCGTGCCGCCGTCCGGCCCCGCGATGCCGGTGATGCCCACGCCGATGGTACTCCCGAAGCGCAGCCGCACCCCCGTGGCCATGGCCCGCGCCACCGCTTCACTCACGGCGCCCTGCTCGTCGATGAGTGCCGCCGGCACCCCGAGCTCACGAGTCTTTACCCCGTTGGCATAGGCAATGGTTCCCCCCAGCACCGTACGGCTGGATCCGGGTATCGCCGTGAGTCGCATGCCGAGCATCCCCCCCGTACAGCTCTCCGCCACGGCCAGGGTGGCGTTCCGCGCGGCACACTCGGCCAGCATGATGGCCGCCAGATCGTCGTCGTTCTCGCCGTACACGTAGCGTGATACCTTGGCCCGCACGAGGGCGGCGGCCTCATCGAGCGCCACCGTGGTGGCCCGCGCGTCGCGGTCCCAGCTCGTGAGGCGGAGATCAACGCCGTCCGCCCCTGGCAGATAGGCAAGCGACAGGCCGTTGACGCCGCGCGCCAGCTCGCCCAGCCGGTCGGCCAGCGCCGACTCGGCGATGTTGGCGGTGCGCAACGTTCGACTGCGAATGACCGGGCCGCCCACCGGGAGCCGATCGCGGAGTGTGGGCACGACGGTGTCGGCCAGCATCCCGCGCATCTCCCGCGGAACGCCAGGCAGCATGATCACCCACCGGCCCTCTGCATCCTCGAGCCAGATCCCGGGGGCGCTGCCATGCCGATTGGGGAGAATGGTGCATCCTTCCGGCACCATGGCCTGCTGCTCGTTGCTCACCGGCAGGTCATGGCCGAATCGCCGCTGCCAGCGTTCGCGCAGCGCGGTGAGAATGCCGTGGTCCATGAGCATGCCCTTGCCGAAGATTGAGGCAATGGCCGGCTTGGTCATGTCGTCGGCCGTGGGCCCGAGGCCGCCGGTCGTCATGACCGCCCCGGTGCGCCCAAGGGCCTCGCTGACCGCCTGGCGGATGCTCTCCGCATCGTCGCCGCAGGTCGTGCGCCGCACGATGCGTACACCGAGCGCCGCCAGCTCACGGGCCAGATGCGCGGCGTTGGTATCGATGGTGAAGCCGAGCAGCAGCTCGTCGCCGATAGTGACGATCTCCAGGTTCATGCCCCCTAATCTAGGGGGCCGAGGCGCGGAGAAGGGGAGGCGCGGGGAGTCCAAGGTGACGGTCCACTGACGGACGCGTATAGCGTCTGCTGGCATGGCAGCGGACTTCACACACGCCGAGATCACGGCTTCGGTCATCGATGCGGCCGTACGCCTGCATCAGGAGCTTGGGCCAGGAATGCTGGAATCGGCGTACGAGTTGCTTCTGGCGGACGAGCTGTCGCGACGGGGCCACGAGGTCGAACGCCAGCGAACGGTGCGCATCGTTCACCGTGGTCGAACTGTCGACAGAGCGTTCCGAATTGACCTGCTCGTTGACCGTCTCGTGGTGGTAGAGGTGAAGTGCAGCGAACGACACTCACCGGTCTACAGACGCCAGCTGCTCACCTACCTGCGACTGATGAAGCTGGAGGTCGGACTGATGCTCAACTTCGGCCTGCCCACCATGAAGGCGGGCATTGCACGCGTGATCAACACGCAGGCAAGGTAGACTCTCCCCGCGCCTCCCCTGCTCCGCGCCTCCCGCGGCCCTAGGCCGCGCGCAGCACCTGCCCGCCGTAGCGGCGCATGTACAGCCACAGGGAGTAGAGCGTCAGCGCCACGGCGCCGACCATGCTGAGCACCCCCACGAAGCCATTGAACAGGGCGAAGGCGCGCCAGGCGCCGTCGGCGAGCCATCCGCGATGCTCGGCCAGCGTGATGGCAAAGAACCAGAAGTACGCCGCGCCCATCCAGATGCTCTGGAAGGTGGTCTTCCACTTGGCCGGGCCGATGGCGGCAATGACCAGCCCGCGGCGCGCCGCGATCTGCCGAAACACCGTCATGAACGCTTCGCGCCCCAGCACCACGAGCACGATCCACAGCGGCAATGACACCTTGCCGAAGGGCAGTTCGAAGAGAAACGGACTCGACACCCCATCACCGGCCTCCACGAAGGCGTGGTGGCGCTGCAGCAGGTACATGGGAATGAGCGTCGCCAACAGCAGCAGCTTGTCGGCGAGCGGATCCAGCAGGCGGCCGAGGTCGGTGACGAGGTTGCGCGAACGCGCCAGATGGCCGTCCCAGTAGTCGGTCACGGCGGCAATGAGGAACAGCACGAACGCAAACAGCCGGGCGGACCACGAGGTGGTGAACGGCAACCACGCAATCAGCGGCGTCAGGGCGATGCGGCCCACGGTGATTGCGTTGGGAAGGTTCACGCGATAGTCGGGTTGGCGGGAATCCGTCACCGGGACGCCGGGGCACGCAGCGCTCGCCGTGCGTCATCAGGCGAGCGTCTTCAGCACCAGCTTGGAAACGGCTTTGAGAGTATCGAAGACGCCATCGCCGGTAACGGCGACCGCTTCGAAGTACGGTACACGCTCCACCCATTCCCCGGTGGGCAACTGGCCCACCAGATACTCACCCGGGCGGAACGGATCCGCCAGCGGACGCATCCGCGACGGATCCGTAACCTCCCAGCCGGGATTCAGCATGGCCTGCAGATCGGCCACCGACGCCGCGTTGGGAAGATCGCGCTTGTTGTACTGGATGACGAACGGCATGCGGGTGAGGTCGTACCCGTACGCCGCCATGTTGTCATACAGGTTCTGCATGGACTCAAGATTGGCTTCGGCGCGCTCGGTCTGTGAGTCGGCGACGAACACCACCCCGTCCACGCCCTTCAAGATGAGCTTGCGTGACGCATTGTAGTAGACCTGCCCCGGCACGGTATAGAGGTGAAAGCGGGTCTTGAAGCCCCGGATCGTTCCCAGGTCGACCGGCAGGAAATCGAAAAACAGCGTCCGCTCGGTTTCCGTGGCCAGCGAGATGAGCTTGCCGCGCGTGCTCGGCGACACCTTGCCGTAGACGTACTCGAGATTGGTCGTCTTGCCGCCGAGACCGGGACCGTAGAACACGATCTTGCAGTTGATCTCGCGGGACGCATAGTTGATCATCGACATGAGCTTGCCCCTTTACTGAAACAAGCGGTCGATCTCGTCTTCGGCACCGGCGAGAAAGCCGGGGGGCGCCGCATCGCGCACATTACCGCGCGCGAAGACCCCCTCGAATATGCGCGTGAGTTCGTCCACTGCGGCCTTCATGCGCAACCGCACCAGTCCCAGGGTGGTACGGTTGTCGAAGAGCACCACCAGGATGACGCGGCGCGCGATGTCGGCGAGATACATCGATTCGCGCTCGCCCTGATGGAAGAGCACATTGAAATCGCTTTCGCCGATCAGACGCGCGAGCTGGTCGTTGGCGCTGAAGTCGGCGGCGGTCAGCGTGGCGAAGGCCGTCGCATCGAAGTTGGGGGGTTCGCCAACGGTGGCGACGAGTTGCCCGCTGCGGTCGACGAGCAGCGCGCAGCGCGCTTTGGCGTCGTACAGGAAACGCTGCAGGGTGATCGTGATGGCCCCGAAGTCGTCCTCAGTGAACGACCAGGTGGCGGCGCCAATGGGCATGAATGCGTGAGTTGCCGGTGACCAGGAGACGAGTTGCTGGGTGCGTGACATGAATATGGCATGCCCGACCGAGAACCCCAGACTGCGGTTCTAGGAACGTAACGCCTGCTCCGTCCGGCGCAGAACCCCACGGGCGCGACGCCGCAGCAACGGGTGGGGCTCCCACTGGAGGTAATCGCGGAGGAGCCGCGCACTATCAACGCTCGGATGGGCCCTCAGGTAACCGAGGGCGGCGAGCCGTTTCAGCTTGTCGGGATGGAAGAGGCTGCGGCGGTGACGGCGCTGCGCCAGACTCCACCCCACCAGCCCTACGGCGGCCCCCACGACCAGCCCGATCCCCACCATGCTGGCGGCCTGCCAGCCTCTTTCTTGCTGCGAACGCACGATCGGCTCTTCCCCTGTGCCCCCGGGTGGCCCGGGGGGTTGG
The DNA window shown above is from Gemmatimonas sp. and carries:
- a CDS encoding CDP-alcohol phosphatidyltransferase family protein, whose translation is MNLPNAITVGRIALTPLIAWLPFTTSWSARLFAFVLFLIAAVTDYWDGHLARSRNLVTDLGRLLDPLADKLLLLATLIPMYLLQRHHAFVEAGDGVSSPFLFELPFGKVSLPLWIVLVVLGREAFMTVFRQIAARRGLVIAAIGPAKWKTTFQSIWMGAAYFWFFAITLAEHRGWLADGAWRAFALFNGFVGVLSMVGAVALTLYSLWLYMRRYGGQVLRAA
- a CDS encoding roadblock/LC7 domain-containing protein, with protein sequence MPIGAATWSFTEDDFGAITITLQRFLYDAKARCALLVDRSGQLVATVGEPPNFDATAFATLTAADFSANDQLARLIGESDFNVLFHQGERESMYLADIARRVILVVLFDNRTTLGLVRLRMKAAVDELTRIFEGVFARGNVRDAAPPGFLAGAEDEIDRLFQ
- a CDS encoding J domain-containing protein, with translation MANGTDFYAVLGVSSSATADEIKKQYRRLAKQYHPDTNQNDPKAADRFKEISEAYNVLGDAEKRKEYDDMRRLGAFGGVGFGGARASRPGAGGASRGPGQAGAGTFTDFDVGGIGGLGDLFSSMFGGAAGARNTRSRSSEKGQTIEQTVEVPFRIAAAGGKVPVELEVNEECAICRGSGAAPGAQIKPCGECSGRGVISFGQGSFAVNRPCPVCMGRGSVPTERCGTCRGTGEARARRTVNITVPAGAETGSKVRLRGQGGKGAAGGQAGDLVITFSVLPDRFYKRDGLDLIATVPINIAQATLGSRVSVKTLDGKKVAIRIPAGTSAGRRFKIGGQGIEKEGRKGDLLVEVTITVPESLTEAQEKAMRDFAEASGMKY
- the mnmA gene encoding tRNA 2-thiouridine(34) synthase MnmA; this translates as MNTPLPPPRIPQKGDRVLVAMSGGVDSSVAAALLVEAGCDVVGVTMKLHGDGADVPDRPCCSLDATSDARRVCETLGIPHYVTNLVDHFGHDVLDDFVQEYARGRTPIPCVRCNTFTKFRDLLDKADAIDARWLATGHYARMGRIGDEAVMLRGMDPSKDQSYFLWGIDRPVLDRLVLPIGTQTKAETREIARRFGLRTAEKIESQDICFVPDGDHVRVIREQLGADAPALQRGPIRLSNGAVVGEHDGFARFTIGQRKGLPGGFGAPMFVVEIVPAERAVVIGPRESLLGRGLEARELNWLYDAPAEGSTVQVQVRNRAAPSPATIVRLDRGGVELALDEPIQAISPGQSLVIYDGDLVLGGGVIERGMKAAPSRRLPLLAG
- a CDS encoding GxxExxY protein, which gives rise to MAADFTHAEITASVIDAAVRLHQELGPGMLESAYELLLADELSRRGHEVERQRTVRIVHRGRTVDRAFRIDLLVDRLVVVEVKCSERHSPVYRRQLLTYLRLMKLEVGLMLNFGLPTMKAGIARVINTQAR
- a CDS encoding cysteine desulfurase family protein, translated to MSAPVYLDHAATTPVRDEVMAAMVPFFGPRFGNPSSVHRWGREARVALDDARERLAACLGAHPDEVCFTSGGTEGDNFAVLGVYRTLKAQGRTAAVSTPIEHKAVLAAVHQVVHEGGEERLVRVHGSGLVDADHFATLLDERVAVASVMWVNNEVGVIQDIPALAAQAKAVGAVFHTDGVQAFGKVTVDARTQPFDLLTISGHKIGAPKGIGALFIRRDTPLEPMFHGGSQDRGRRPGTENVAFAIGLATAAELVLAEHDAEQTRLLALRAALEAGLRERIPDVVIHGFDAPRAAHVVNVSVPGTNSESMLMALDLRGIACSAGSACQSGSVSASHVLSAMGVAPELANAALRLSLGCLSTPECVTRTVDVLATLADKARAVKNAPVFETVEF
- a CDS encoding competence/damage-inducible protein A, translated to MNLEIVTIGDELLLGFTIDTNAAHLARELAALGVRIVRRTTCGDDAESIRQAVSEALGRTGAVMTTGGLGPTADDMTKPAIASIFGKGMLMDHGILTALRERWQRRFGHDLPVSNEQQAMVPEGCTILPNRHGSAPGIWLEDAEGRWVIMLPGVPREMRGMLADTVVPTLRDRLPVGGPVIRSRTLRTANIAESALADRLGELARGVNGLSLAYLPGADGVDLRLTSWDRDARATTVALDEAAALVRAKVSRYVYGENDDDLAAIMLAECAARNATLAVAESCTGGMLGMRLTAIPGSSRTVLGGTIAYANGVKTRELGVPAALIDEQGAVSEAVARAMATGVRLRFGSTIGVGITGIAGPDGGTPDKPVGTVWVAVDVDGDVHAVRAVLPGDRHEIRWRAAQLALDRLRKAFLREQQSEGWTARG
- a CDS encoding nucleotide exchange factor GrpE codes for the protein MTDPMSTADENLDATLDPHAPAAASAEPMDDRQREIEELKDKHLRLAAEYDNFRRRAVKERQEAGWRAQGEVVRGLIDALDDLTRFANVDPATVDSTTVVNGVILVEKKIFKSLAGHGFEVLDPTGHAFDPALHEAVSTAPAARAEEDGQVAVCFQSGYVINGHVLRPARVVVKQWTGA
- a CDS encoding dicarboxylate/amino acid:cation symporter, translating into MPDVAPKRSPLRSTGVQVTLGLVAGLALGMLLSRETSPSAFTTSLMPVLDVVGTAWINAVRMTVIPLVVPLLIVGVAGGEDLRATGTVGAQAFGWMLLLLVACAALSTLVSPVWFETLTLDADATARLRATAKIDVPSADALSVRTFILSLIPLNPIKAAADGTLLPVVLFTLLYAFALGQVSDGPRLAQLSFWRGMADTMLVVVRWMLALGGIGIFALAAVLGQKLGTNVLGAIGFYFMVNIVLHLIAVAGIYVVIAVTGRVPVRQFARALVPASVVGMGTRSSLASLPAMVKGATDVLQLPPTATGFVLPLCASVFKLTSAIYWPVGALFIAKLYGIDLSTANLLLVAASSIVLNFSTPGIPSGGMLLQVPLYASIGLPVEGIGILIALDTLPDMFKTLLNVTSDMMVAVMTTADGRAGGAPVG
- a CDS encoding ADP-ribosylation factor-like protein, whose protein sequence is MSMINYASREINCKIVFYGPGLGGKTTNLEYVYGKVSPSTRGKLISLATETERTLFFDFLPVDLGTIRGFKTRFHLYTVPGQVYYNASRKLILKGVDGVVFVADSQTERAEANLESMQNLYDNMAAYGYDLTRMPFVIQYNKRDLPNAASVADLQAMLNPGWEVTDPSRMRPLADPFRPGEYLVGQLPTGEWVERVPYFEAVAVTGDGVFDTLKAVSKLVLKTLA